TCTCACGGACATTTGATTTCTACAGTTTTGAACTGTACTTCAGCTCTGACACTTCTTGTATGTGGATGCACTGACACCCATTAGACTCTCGTGGAAAAACCATGTCAACATCGTGTGagtctgttttatgttttttagtgTGTTATTTCGTCCCCTTGGAGACAAGACTCCAAGCACAAACAGCTACAGCAACAGGAGGatgcatttacacacacataggACTAAATAATAAAACCCTGATGAGGAGGTTTTGAATGCTGCTCAGAAATGTGCTGCAGTGATTTATTTGATTAAGTTATGATTTAGCTGGCCAGTTGTGAATCAAATGGCATTTTAagtgtacatttttttaaatgtatcaaGGCCTCTGCCTATTAAGTTGTGTGAAAGCTGCAAAATGTTGACTATGTCAGTGCTATTCAAACCTTACCGGCGTCAAATAATGAGTGCCTTTCTTTCTCCCTAGCAGTTTGCAGGCTTGATGGGCAGAGGCCTGGGGATGTTATATGAGCCTGCATTTGTTCTGAGCAGGGAAACTTGAAAGCTTGTGAGAGTATTGATGTATAACCATGACCTCCCTTCTATATATAATGCATTGCTGGGAATGGATCATTATATTTGGGGGTTCTCTGCCAGAGGAATACAGTGGGCATTAAGCAGACCTTTTCtctcagttgattttttttttttctcaaatgaaTTAACATTCTCCTGCATTATCATGGCAAACCCTTGGGCAATtctgttaaattttttttaaataactattttttccatttttatcaaatctgttttcttgaGTAATAAATAAAGATTCATAAGAAATTGGAGGAAAATCGTATACGGGGCCAAGTGTTATAAACCGTCTGTATTAATGTCTGTGCTGTGATTCATACACTGGTGAGATAAACGCTGAATACTTGAATATAACTTTATTCAAAGTTTATGTAAAAGGTAAGAAATATGTGTAGGACTAAATACTGTAGGAGGTGTTGTCAAATCTGTATCTGGTTGGACTGAATCATTGGTCAGTGTCCGTAAATTTCATGGCTTCCTTCACATGTTCAGATACACCAAAAAAGCCTTATAACCCGTTTGTTCCTACTGTCAACAATTCTCAGTTTGCCCATCACTGTGGTAAACTTTGaaattgaaaaataaacagattttatcatagatgtttttctgtgtctCATATTTTGATTTAATGTGAAGTGCACCTCATATTTCAGAGGTTTCTCTCTCATGGCTCATTATGGCCTCCTTTCTTTATGTAGAAGAGTTTGGATAATACCTAAAGCAAAGTTTTTTCCCTTCAGTTACTGTAACTAacactttgtttttgtggtcAAAAGGTTTTGAGCCACTCCCTGAGATCTTGTAATACATTTGCAGTACTCACTAACTTTCTGCAGATGGCGACAAAATTCAGTCTGCTGTTGGTCTGCAGGAATCGTTCTGCAGGGttctggcagtgtgtttggcatCAATATACTAAAAAATGAAGCAGTTGGttcataatttcttcatttttttaaaagattgcagcagattcaaataaaaaatgtgtctttttgtAACAAACcactagtaacaaagtgcctaaagacaAATTCAGATGGATTCTTTGCTATGTTGCCTGTTTTGTATACACACAACACTGGCTCATCATGTGAAACATAGCATTAGATGGTCAGCTACAAGGACTAGGCTGAAAATGACAGGACAAGTGAAAAAGCAACAAATGTCCAAAGATTAACTTTGAAAGAACCtcaggaagcctggagaactattcttTAAGACCACTTTAATcttacaaaaatgaaaacttctCTACATGAAAACAGAGTTATGGACTGAATCAGAGTGACTAACTTAATGAGACTCATACTCGGTTACTGAAAACATGACTTTAATtatatattaaaagaaaaaataatatccTTGAAAACATGACATTaagttaaaatacatttttaagttcatttcttattatttactgttggtcctgtgcttctttcttttgtctCAGCCTTTCCTCCTGCAGTGAAATGTCCAGGGCTCTGAGCTGTTTTAAGAAGCCGTGATTGGGCAGGATACAGCGGCGCTGTCGCACATGCTCAATTGCGTCCACTACAGTTAAATTGTGTTTCATCATCAGGTATGCCAGGACCAGTGTCGCTGACCTGCTCCGGCCCATCACACAGTGCACCAGGACCTTGTCTAGAAAAAATGAAGATATATGGATTtattagaaacaaacaaacttatCCTCCAGATAATGAACTCAAAGGTTTCCTCAGAGTCCCGGAGGACTCACTCTGTGGGTGAGCGAGGGCCTCGTGGATGAAATTTGCTGCAGGCCTGAAGTACTGGGAGATGTTGAAAGTGGGTTTGTCATCAGCCTCTACACCATAATACTGGATTTCCATGTCTCTGTAGTACTGAGCACCAGTCAGCACATTATTCCACTTTCCCTCTGCTGCATTCAGGATATGTGTAATCCCCAGATCCTTCAGACCAGGCCGCTCCAGAGCAGTTTTCCTGTGTTTATGCAAACACAGACTCAGTATGAAGCTGTCATAATGAACTTTTGACACAATTGACTGAATAGTTGTATAAGGGCTGATAAGTACAATGACATCTGCAGTACGCAGATTTACGCACTCATCCCCGATGTAGACATCTGGCCAGACCTCGTTGAAGTGTGTGTAATGAGCTGTGGTGCCAGTCCAGAACAGCTGCTCCAGGTCTAATGTTCCTGGAGTGATGTAAGCGCTGTCTGGGTCCACCTGAACGGCTGCATATGGGTTTCTAGTTCTGGACTTCACCATGCAAGAGGACATTGTTTTCCTGTGCTgtccacaacacacacacacacacacacaaacacacacacacacatatgcctGAAATTATCAAAAACTGAATGAACTCCTGCACACTCCCATCTGTCCCAAAGCTCTAGAGGGATCTAACATTACCACCTATATGCCAAGGATGTTTATGGAGTCCATGAGCATTTTTTCCTAAATAGTTATCAGTCATTTGTAAGCAACATGCCAAAAATTAACCGGCTCCAGCTTTTCCAATGTAAACATCTGGTTTTACCTTTTTCCAAGCTGTaatttttcctttctattttctcttatttttgttgAAACAAAAAGCAATGAATCAAAAAAAATGAACGACCAATAGTGAAAATAACTGTAAGCCTAGTATATCACCCACAGAAACAATGGCTATAGAGGATGTAGGAAGACCAGACTTTTAGAAAAAATAATATTGTAAAGAATATTTAAATGGTTTTATCAATTTAGGGATTTCACAAATTCATAAATGAAAGCAATATTCTCTTTATGTATGCCAGTTAAGattaaattatcattaaatactGCATGCAACTTTGAAATCAGTGTTACTATGGAAACACATTGAAAAATTTGTATTTAAGTAAGAAACGTGAAAAAGGGTTTAACTATGATTGTCCACGATCATGCAAACCGTATGTTGTCATTCAGTATTCTGTGTAATATTGTTGTGTATTATTGTGTGCGCAACAGATGCTGTTTCTTAGATGTCACGTACAAATTCAAGCGACAGACGTGACATTTTCTGTTTGCACCATCGCTGCTGGTGCTGCTTAACTGATCATACATTTtgcaatattaataataaacaataGCAAAATAGTACACGAGATATCGGGAGCCAAATAGgaatttaaatgactttttttaatCTCGCTCTCCGCTAATAGATTCACATTAATTATACCAATTTTTCAAAGCTTTTAGGACCCCTGCATTGGCAGCCTTGTTCTTCATCTAGTCACGCTTCATACCAAGCCCTTCATGCACATTCTTTGAAACACTGTTCACACTGAAGTCACACTGAACTGAAGCCATCAATGATCCACGAGGTGTGTGACATCAAGTCGTAGCACtggtgttggaaaaaaaaaaaacagatattaaataaaaactttagtACAAAGAAACGACTCACCTCTTTTAAATGTGGATCGCAGACCTCTACTTTCCTCAGTGGATGtcaatatgtatgtgtgtgtgagtttgtgtccGGTgggtgtacatgtgtgtgtatcaacAGGGACCTCCCTCAGGAGGAAGCAATGAAGACTGAAATACAGACCTGGAATGGTAACTGCTCTCTCAGGCTCAGTGTTTAACATGATATTTTTAGGTAGTTGGACTACAACACCTGATCTCTCCACATGGCATGCTTTCATAATGTAATCCTGTATATGAGACCCCTAACATGACAGCACCTCCTTTCCTTTAGCACGCAGTGTTCAGGCACtgttttaaacagaaacaaactcaGTTGTTCAGTACGAGTGGCATCTTGCATCATCAGAGGAATGTCACTCATGTGTGGACAGCTGCAAGAATCAGTCACGATTCGTCAGTGCCGAGTTATTTCTGGAGGCCTGAAAAAGTCAAGTGAATAAAATAGGTGACACGCAGaccttttttaaagttttaattattttgatagaaactgattaaaataacacagGTTGCCAATCAAGGGAGGAATGAAGCGTTCCTGAGTGTGTTCATTATCAGGATGTGTTGGTACAGTCCTCCTCTGGGATCTGTCTGCTCTGTGTATTGAGGCTCAGCTCCAGCTGCCTCAGCTGCTCCAAAAAACCAGAGTTGGGTCCAATGTCTCGATTCAAACGCACAGCAGTGATAGCCTCCACTAACGACAGGGCCTGGCAGATCATCAGGTACGCCAAAACCAGCGCTCCAGAGCGGCTGATGCCCATGGCACAGTGAACAAACACTTTCCCTGAAAGACATTTTGATCAGTCGTTTAATAATCGTTGAAAGTAACTCATGAATTGCTTAACATTAAAGTATGCATGTCTATTTGCTTAGCCTCTAACCATTTTTCTTCAGCGCACTGTCAATGAACTGTGCGGCTGATCTGAAGAAAGGCTGGAGGTTGAACTCTGGGTGGTCTGCAGCTTCAACAGCGTGGTATTCCACTTTGAGGTCTTTGTAGAACTGCAGGCCTGTGTTAATGCGGTGTCGTCCTGCTGCAGCGTTTAGTATGTGAGTTATACCCAGAGAtgaaagtgtgattttatcacGTGCCACAGacctgcatacacacacagcatacagaCTGATTTATTAGAATATCGTTTTTGATACATTTCATGGCGCCTAAAAAGAGTTTTCCACTCACTcatctccaatgtagaggtttGGCCAGACTTGATTGACGGGTGCCACCGGCTTCCTGTTTGTCCAAAGGATGTTCCTCAGCTCTGTCAGAGATGCCGTTTCTTCCTGCCGGGCTAAGTGACTTCTGCAGCAataaagatgtgtgtgtgttgtgtgtgtgcgcatatgtgtttgcatatgttGATGCTTATGGGTTTGTGTGTGACTGATTGTATCTTTACAGTGTTTGGGCCTGTCTtcgtctcctcctctctctctccaggcTCATGTCGAGGCTGCGGAGCTGCTGCAGGAAGCCTGGGTTTGGGCAGATGTCTCTGTGCGGCCTGACAGCGGCTACTGCCTCCTGCAGCCTCAGGCCCTCAACAATCATCAAAAAGGCCAGCACCAAGGTTGCAGATCGGCTCACACCCATCAAACAGTGTACAAACACCCGTCCTGGGATTGAGATGATAAACATTACCCTCAATAACATTTATAGATATATAATGCTgttaaaaagtgtttgcccccttcctggtctgttttttgtttgtttgtttgtttttttgcacatttgttacaccatcagtttttaaattgtgatttCATTCATTACTACCTGGCCCGGTATGAAAAAGTAATTGTCCCCTCTggttaaaacatgaattaactATGATtaacaacatttttttgaaaactgagttcagtttcactcgcctgattactgccaggcctgatgaatcaagaaatcatttcaatagaacctgtctgacaaagtgaagtaggcCAAAAGacctcaaaaagcaacacatcatgccaaAATCTAAAAAAACTCAAGAACGGATGGGAAACAAAGTCTGAAAAGTGTTACAAACCTTTGAAACTCCAGCAAACCACAGTGAGGGCGCAAATGCACAAATGGAGGAAAACTGAAATATGtctgaaccttcccaggagcaatgttccctctaatttttaatgtgtctgagcgaacacacaaactccctgagcgatcccttggaccactgtgagcgacatcagacgtgtgcactgtggtcacgccagcatctaatccatccaagttacatggtttataaaaataatcaaattacagcatttacatttacgttagactacttttaattaactgctttagcccacttactatgaaaatgtaaaaaaatctagtcattgacctgtgcagtatgttaacactattggaagtaaaaataacttgaactccaattttgaaaacacaacttatatatatatatatagctctgacttgtattatgagtctgtggtctgggagagagtcctgtaactctctgtctgcaaaatacagtatataatgaccaatgttgagcaattaattatatagttacttcttcaaaaaagtaactcagtttggcaaacaacaaagttttttgcagctatttgtttttttaaaatgcagccaaggcgtttttaaacaaacatttcaaactatttacagaacaatcaggtgttctgcatcaaatctgatgccacacaaattatttgtgccactccaaaaaataatttctgtccactatgagataaagaagaacaacagcctgatacctgcaggcctgacaacaggagatgtatcactcctgtaacacctgtaacattcagtagtcgcctcattgttctgacacaccaacaaaactattgactacactacacactaactacataagatttgcgctaaacgtctcaaatctctcacatctcaaaacaccgccgtcactcctaaaacttccccccgtttcttaacaactagatgccacattgccatatcattttttgattggtcgacatggtacttttttccaccaataggaaagggtgggggagttttttggttttgttttgttttttaaaatgccatttttcacgtttcttcccgcagtaaatataaacaacgatagtattcaggaagaaaaccaaacattgcatatatttttatcataactctggttttacgtggcccatcaacacaatttaaaaactgttataaagtccacactttttccgtcaattgttccgtctgtcctgctcacatctccaatggttgtacacgttgtcattaacgtggcttcactccacatcagccacgccgctttgctagctaaaacaccggtgtcggcacataaggacgctgtcatagcctgtaaacgacgttgattagctgcgtatatacgaatgtgaatcgcattattggctggactatgggataaggtggcatcgttctaatcctatacaggagcagccagtcacttactgactaacactgcaaaacagaattgttgaagtttaattttaatttcaattcaggttagattttttttttttttttttgtgcgcaacgcagattttctgtgcgcagagaccgtgccagcagtgcgcaattgcgcacgtgcgcagcttagagggaacattgttcagggggcaatcactttttcacataAGGCCAGGTAGACTTGGAGAGCTTGTTCtgcttaataaatgaaatcctcATTTTAAAACTGGAGCCAGAAACCAAATCTAAATCCAAACTAATATAAGGATTCCTTATTTTAGTCAAGAATAAAATCTAATCTCATTAGATGGTGTGGCTGTATGACACTGAGATCTAATCCAGCCACATGCTGTAACCCTGCCAACTTGCCTCCCATGGCCAGTGCAGCTCTGATGTATCTTGCTGTTGGATAGAAGAATGGACTGAGGATGAAGTCCATTGCATCATCAGCTTCAACACCATAATAATCCACTGCCATGTCTCTGTAGAAGCGCGGGCCAGTGTTGACGTAGAAATAGAGCCCATGGCCTGGGTTGGGGGTTCCATGAGCAGCATTTACAATGTGAGTAATGCCCAGACTGTGAAGAGTGCCCTTGTCACGAGCTGCTACCCTGAAACACAATAGCACACTCAGTGCTGCACGAGTGCAGAATGTTTATAGATGCGTGTGCATGTTAATATGTGCACGCATACTCATTGCCTATGTAAAGGTTAGGCCAGACTTGATTGACATGTCCAGTCGGTCGTCTGTCAGCGAGTAGAAACTCCTGCAGCTCTGAGACAGAGGGAGGTTCATATGGAGGATCCCTAAGAGACATActgtacaaacacacagacactcataaataacaagtacacacacaaaTGTCATTTATTAGCCCTTCACTATGAAAAGCTTctgtaaatgttaatgtttgttatGTAAACTTATTAGTCATCCCAGCTTCCGTTAACAACACACAGATCTGAGAATGAGATTTTCTCAAGATGCCACACCTGCTTTCTTTCTAAATGTTTCTTACCTGAAAGATCCCCCAAACCAACCTGAATCTCATGAACTTACCTCACTTCGAGGCGCTTCGGTCTCCTCTCCTACTCTGCCTGCTCTTATTTGTTCATCACAGTCACACATAGCTGGGGTTGTTTCCTTTTATAACTCTGTAATCATACACTCAAAAGTGACAAAGTTATCTAACATACTGTGTTCACTGTTCAGGCTCTCAAAACCCATTTTATTCATGGTGAATGCAGACCTGATGTTTCATTCTCATGGGGCAACCCTGAGCCTTATCCTGTGAACTTTAACATTAGCTCACATGTTTCCATGATGACTGTGGACTGTTATGTAACACGTGGCTGctctgcgtgtgtctgtgttgctACCCTGCTGCAGAGTAAAGCCTGCTGCTCTGTCCCTTTAAGAGATGTGGATGATAGTCACCAGTGATTTATTAGCTTTAGCTGCTTTTAGTCTGCTCATACTGAATTAGGCTGTTT
The Pelmatolapia mariae isolate MD_Pm_ZW linkage group LG13, Pm_UMD_F_2, whole genome shotgun sequence DNA segment above includes these coding regions:
- the LOC134639623 gene encoding dual specificity phosphatase 29-like is translated as MSSCMVKSRTRNPYAAVQVDPDSAYITPGTLDLEQLFWTGTTAHYTHFNEVWPDVYIGDEKTALERPGLKDLGITHILNAAEGKWNNVLTGAQYYRDMEIQYYGVEADDKPTFNISQYFRPAANFIHEALAHPQNKVLVHCVMGRSRSATLVLAYLMMKHNLTVVDAIEHVRQRRCILPNHGFLKQLRALDISLQEERLRQKKEAQDQQ
- the LOC134640421 gene encoding dual specificity phosphatase 29-like, whose protein sequence is MQTHMRTHTTHTHLYCCRSHLARQEETASLTELRNILWTNRKPVAPVNQVWPNLYIGDESVARDKITLSSLGITHILNAAAGRHRINTGLQFYKDLKVEYHAVEAADHPEFNLQPFFRSAAQFIDSALKKNGKVFVHCAMGISRSGALVLAYLMICQALSLVEAITAVRLNRDIGPNSGFLEQLRQLELSLNTQSRQIPEEDCTNTS
- the LOC134639624 gene encoding dual specificity protein phosphatase 13B-like, which encodes MSLRDPPYEPPSVSELQEFLLADRRPTGHVNQVWPNLYIGNEVAARDKGTLHSLGITHIVNAAHGTPNPGHGLYFYVNTGPRFYRDMAVDYYGVEADDAMDFILSPFFYPTARYIRAALAMGGRVFVHCLMGVSRSATLVLAFLMIVEGLRLQEAVAAVRPHRDICPNPGFLQQLRSLDMSLERERRRRRQAQTL